In Streptomyces ambofaciens ATCC 23877, a single genomic region encodes these proteins:
- the purN gene encoding phosphoribosylglycinamide formyltransferase, whose translation MAAKPVAQRAKRLVVLVSGSGTNLQALLDEIAATGVEAYGAEIVAVGADREGIEGLARAERAGLPTFVRKVKDHGSREEWDAALAEAVAAHEPDLVVSAGFMKIVGKEFLARFGGRFVNTHPALLPSFPGAHGVRDALAYGARVTGCTVHFVDDGVDTGPIIAQGVVEIRDEDDESALHERIKEVERRLLVDVVGRLARNGYRIEGRKVVIQ comes from the coding sequence GTGGCCGCCAAGCCCGTGGCCCAGCGAGCCAAGCGCCTCGTCGTGCTGGTCTCCGGATCCGGCACCAACCTCCAGGCGCTCCTCGACGAGATCGCCGCCACCGGCGTCGAGGCCTACGGGGCCGAGATCGTGGCCGTCGGCGCGGACCGCGAGGGCATCGAGGGGCTGGCCCGCGCCGAGCGCGCCGGGCTGCCGACCTTCGTACGAAAGGTCAAGGACCACGGGAGCCGTGAGGAGTGGGACGCCGCGCTCGCCGAGGCCGTCGCCGCCCACGAGCCGGACCTCGTCGTCTCGGCCGGGTTCATGAAGATCGTGGGCAAGGAGTTCCTGGCCCGCTTCGGAGGGCGGTTCGTCAACACCCACCCCGCCCTCCTCCCCAGCTTCCCGGGAGCCCACGGTGTGCGGGACGCGCTCGCGTACGGCGCCAGGGTCACCGGCTGCACCGTCCACTTCGTCGACGACGGCGTCGACACCGGGCCGATCATCGCGCAGGGCGTGGTGGAGATCCGGGACGAGGACGACGAGAGCGCTCTGCACGAGCGCATCAAGGAAGTCGAGCGAAGGCTGCTCGTCGATGTCGTGGGGCGGCTCGCCCGCAACGGCTATCGCATCGAGGGACGAAAGGTAGTTATCCAGTGA
- the purH gene encoding bifunctional phosphoribosylaminoimidazolecarboxamide formyltransferase/IMP cyclohydrolase: MTAESNKRAIRRALVSVYDKTGLEELARGLHEAGVELVSTGSTAGRIAAAGVPVTKVEELTGFPECLDGRVKTLHPKVHAGILADLRLDSHREQLGELGVEPFDLVVVNLYPFRETVASGATPDECVEQIDIGGPSMVRAAAKNHPSVAVVTSPARYADVLAAVKGGGFDLAARKRLAAEAFQHTAAYDVAVASWFASAYAPVDETRFPDFLGATYDRAHTLRYGENPHQPAALYTSPEGGGLARAEQLHGKEMSYNNYTDTDAARRAAYDHDEPCVAIIKHANPCGIAVGADVAEAHRKAHACDPLSAFGGVIAVNRPVSKEMAEQVAEIFTEVIVAPDYEDGALEALTKKKNIRVLRAPEAPAAPVEVKPIDGGALLQVTDRLQAEGDDPATWTLATGEALSEAELADLAFAWKACRAVKSNAILLAKDGASVGVGMGQVNRVDSAKLAVERAGAERAEGAYAASDAFFPFPDGLEILTAAGVKAVVQPGGSVRDELVVEAARKAGVTMYFTGTRHFFH; this comes from the coding sequence GTGACCGCCGAGAGCAACAAGCGGGCCATCCGTCGCGCGCTGGTCAGCGTCTACGACAAGACCGGGCTGGAGGAGCTCGCCCGCGGGCTCCACGAGGCGGGCGTCGAACTCGTCTCCACCGGGTCCACGGCCGGCCGTATCGCCGCCGCCGGCGTCCCCGTCACCAAGGTCGAGGAGCTCACCGGCTTCCCCGAGTGCCTGGACGGCCGGGTCAAGACCCTGCACCCGAAGGTGCACGCCGGCATCCTCGCCGACCTGCGCCTGGACAGCCACCGGGAGCAGCTCGGCGAGCTGGGCGTGGAGCCCTTCGACCTGGTCGTGGTCAACCTCTACCCGTTCCGCGAGACCGTCGCCTCGGGGGCCACCCCCGACGAGTGCGTGGAGCAGATCGACATCGGCGGCCCCTCCATGGTCCGCGCCGCCGCCAAGAACCACCCCTCCGTCGCGGTCGTCACCAGCCCCGCCCGGTACGCCGACGTGCTCGCCGCGGTCAAGGGCGGCGGCTTCGACCTCGCCGCCCGCAAGCGGCTGGCCGCCGAGGCCTTCCAGCACACGGCCGCCTACGACGTGGCCGTCGCCTCCTGGTTCGCCTCCGCGTACGCCCCCGTCGACGAGACCCGGTTCCCGGACTTCCTCGGCGCCACGTACGACCGCGCCCACACCCTGCGCTACGGCGAGAACCCGCACCAGCCGGCGGCCCTGTACACGTCCCCCGAGGGCGGCGGCCTCGCCCGGGCCGAGCAGCTGCACGGCAAGGAGATGTCGTACAACAACTACACGGACACGGACGCCGCCCGCCGTGCCGCGTACGACCACGACGAGCCGTGCGTCGCGATCATCAAGCACGCCAACCCGTGCGGCATCGCGGTCGGCGCGGACGTCGCCGAGGCGCACCGCAAGGCGCACGCCTGCGACCCGCTGTCGGCGTTCGGCGGCGTGATCGCGGTCAACCGCCCGGTCTCCAAGGAGATGGCCGAGCAGGTCGCCGAGATCTTCACCGAGGTCATCGTGGCGCCCGACTACGAGGACGGCGCCCTCGAGGCCCTCACCAAGAAGAAGAACATCCGCGTGCTGCGGGCCCCCGAGGCGCCCGCCGCCCCGGTCGAGGTCAAGCCGATCGACGGCGGCGCCCTCCTCCAGGTCACCGACCGCCTCCAGGCCGAGGGCGACGACCCGGCCACCTGGACGCTGGCGACCGGCGAGGCGCTCTCCGAGGCGGAGCTGGCCGACCTGGCCTTCGCCTGGAAGGCCTGCCGCGCCGTCAAGTCCAACGCGATCCTCCTCGCCAAGGACGGCGCCTCCGTCGGCGTCGGCATGGGCCAGGTCAACCGCGTCGACTCCGCGAAGCTGGCGGTCGAGCGGGCGGGCGCCGAGCGCGCCGAGGGCGCGTACGCCGCCTCCGACGCCTTCTTCCCCTTCCCGGACGGCCTGGAGATCCTCACCGCGGCCGGCGTGAAGGCCGTGGTCCAGCCCGGCGGTTCGGTCCGTGACGAACTCGTCGTCGAGGCGGCCAGGAAGGCCGGCGTGACGATGTACTTCACGGGGACGCGGCACTTCTTCCACTGA